A DNA window from Hevea brasiliensis isolate MT/VB/25A 57/8 chromosome 2, ASM3005281v1, whole genome shotgun sequence contains the following coding sequences:
- the LOC110664648 gene encoding LOW QUALITY PROTEIN: receptor-like protein kinase FERONIA (The sequence of the model RefSeq protein was modified relative to this genomic sequence to represent the inferred CDS: substituted 2 bases at 2 genomic stop codons), which yields MKPCPKSLHIIIFLLLCFSFFYLKDSLCADNISYVPIENIALDCGSYALQTLSFDGRNRTGDVRSKFVAFNRHTNSTVSTASSMDPGVSQVPYKTARLFYSEFTYIFNVTPGPKFVRLYFYPYFYSGLDASKAILSVTCGHHTLLSNFSASLAANYNNVYTFFKEFIIHAKNHSLHLTFSPSSNASDAFEFVNGIEVVSMPLHLYVRGEDAPLPFVAYSAPIRLHNTSALGTVYRINVGGDTVSPXXDTGMFRTWTRDDQYVFGAAFGQLAYDFDLNVSYTPTVSAYTAPVVVYRPCRFMGTNAAINLNYNLNWFFPVEIGIIYLVRLHSCELDRNITKINQRVFSIYINNQTAQDQADVIAWSGGQGIPVYKDYIAKFPQERERIQDLWGELHPNTKTKPQYYDAILNGVEIFKLSNSGGELAVVYPPQGQGSLVNPSFRTSGSSKKRLLTIIGCSVSGVVLVFLILISCACLLSGLKQQGREKIKARKAMPSHSVPISI from the coding sequence ATGAAACCTTGCCCTAAGTCCCTGCACATTATCATCTTTCTGCTCCTCTGTTTCTCCTTCTTCTATCTCAAGGACTCCCTTTGTGCAGATAACATTTCTTATGTTCCCATAGAAAATATTGCACTAGATTGTGGTTCCTATGCTTTGCAAACTTTGTCCTTCGATGGCCGGAACAGGACTGGCGATGTCAGATCAAAGTTTGTGGCTTTCAATCGGCATACAAACTCTACAGTATCGACGGCCTCTTCCATGGACCCTGGAGTCTCTCAAGTTCCTTACAAGACCGCTCGGCTATTTTACTCTGAATTCACCTACATCTTCAATGTCACACCCGGCCCAAAATTTGTCCGTCTTTACTTCTATCCATATTTTTATTCTGGTCTGGATGCCTCGAAAGCGATTCTCTCAGTTACTTGTGGTCACCATACTCTGCTTTCCAACTTCAGTGCTTCTCTAGCTGCCAATTACAATAACGTATATACTTTTTTCAAGGAATTCATAATTCATGCGAAAAACCATTCACTCCATCTGACGTTTAGCCCTTCTTCGAATGCTTCTGATGCGTTTGAGTTTGTCAATGGAATTGAAGTTGTTTCGATGCCATTGCATCTCTACGTACGAGGCGAGGATGCTCCTCTCCCTTTTGTTGCCTATTCTGCACCAATCAGACTGCACAATACATCTGCACTTGGGACAGTTTACAGAATCAATGTGGGAGGAGATACTGTTTCTCCCTAATAAGATACGGGGATGTTTCGCACTTGGACAAGGGACGATCAATACGTATTTGGAGCTGCTTTTGGGCAACTGGCATATGATTTTGATCTTAATGTTAGCTACACACCAACAGTATCCGCATACACTGCACCTGTTGTCGTTTATCGCCCCTGCCGTTTTATGGGAACTAATGCTGCAATCAACTTAAATTATAACTTAAATTGGTTTTTTCCTGTTGAAATTGGTATTATCTATCTTGTCAGGCTCCATTCCTGTGAGCTTGATCGGAATATAACAAAGATAAACCAGAGAGTATTTTCTATATACATCAACAATCAAACAGCCCAGGATCAAGCTGATGTCATTGCATGGAGCGGTGGACAAGGTATTCCCGTGTACAAGGACTACATCGCAAAGTTTCCACAGGAGAGAGAAAGGATTCAGGATCTTTGGGGGGAGCTGCACCCCAACACCAAAACGAAGCCTCAATACTATGACGCGATTTTAAATGGGGTGGAGATATTCAAATTAAGCAATTCTGGTGGAGAACTCGCCGTAGTCTATCCACCCCAAGGGCAGGGATCGCTAGTTAATCCCTCCTTTAGAACATCCGGAAGTTCAAAGAAAAGACTACTTACCATCATTGGCTGCTCGGTCAGCGGAGTGGTCTTGGTATTCCTTATCCTAATATCCTGTGCGTGCTTGCTTTCTGGATTAAAGCAGCAAGGGAGGGAAAAAATAAAAGCAAGAAAAGCCATGCCCAGTCACTCTGTCCCTATTTCAATTTGA
- the LOC131177954 gene encoding receptor-like protein kinase FERONIA — MKPCSKSLSIIIFLHLCFSFYLKDSLCADNIPYVPIENTALDCGSYGLKTFSFDGRNWTGDVRSKFVAFNRYTKSTVSTASSMDPGVPQVPYKTARLFYSEFTYIFNVTPGPKFVRLHFYPHSYSGLDASKAFLSVTCGHYTLLSNFSASLGANYNNVHTFVKEFIIHVQNDSLHLTFSPSSNAPDAFAFVNGIEVVSMPLHLYIRGEDAPLPFVGYPAVVIRLDSTSALETVYRINVGGGDDVSPKSDTGMFRTWKPDAQYIFGAAFGQLAYDFDLNVSYTPTVPAYTAPVDVYRTGRFMGTNAAINLNYNLSWLFPVETGFIYLVRLHFCELDRNITKINQRVFSIYINNQTAQDQADVIAWSGGQGIPVYEDYIAMFPQERERIRDLWVELHPNTKTKPQYYDAILNGVEIFKLSNSGGDLAGLNPPQQRGLLVNPSSRSSGSSKKRLLNIFGCSVSGVVLAFLIRCVLAFWIRAASERKKKRKTSHAQSNCRYFPLREIKAATNNFDEAQVILTVGGRVVFACGVALISGSGSSNAERKTMEAPGRNYRIFRDDFEDDTASYFHKLCG; from the exons ATGAAACCTTGCTCGAAGTCCCTGAGCATTATCATCTTTCTACACCTCTGTTTCTCCTTCTATCTCAAGGACTCCCTTTGTGCAGATAACATTCCTTATGTTCCCATAGAAAATACTGCACTAGATTGTGGTTCCTATGGTTTGAAAACTTTTTCCTTCGATGGTCGGAACTGGACTGGCGATGTCAGATCAAAGTTTGTGGCTTTCAACCGGTACACAAAATCTACAGTATCGACGGCCTCTTCCATGGACCCTGGAGTCCCCCAAGTTCCTTATAAGACAGCTAGGCTATTCTACTCTGAATTCACCTACATCTTCAATGTTACACCCGGCCCAAAATTTGTCCGTCTTCACTTCTATCCACATTCTTATTCTGGTCTGGATGCCTCCAAAGCGTTTCTCTCAGTTACTTGTGGTCACTACACTCTCCTTAGCAACTTCAGTGCTTCTCTAGGTGCCAATTACAATAACGTACATACTTTTGTCAAGGAATTCATAATTCATGTGCAAAACGATTCACTTCATCTGACGTTTAGCCCTTCTTCGAATGCTCCTGATGCGTTTGCGTTTGTCAACGGAATTGAAGTTGTTTCGATGCCATTGCATCTCTACATACGAGGCGAGGATGCACCTCTTCCTTTTGTTGGGTATCCGGCTGTGGTAATCAGACTGGACAGTACATCTGCACTTGAGACAGTTTACAGAATCAATGTGGGAGGGGGCGATGATGTTTCTCCCAAATCAGATACGGGGATGTTTCGCACTTGGAAACCGGATGCTCAATACATATTTGGAGCTGCTTTTGGGCAATTGGCATATGATTTTGATCTTAATGTTAGCTACACACCAACAGTACCAGCATACACCGCACCTGTTGACGTATATCGCACCGGCCGTTTTATGGGAACTAATGCTGCGATCAACTTAAACTATAATTTAAGTTGGCTTTTTCCTGTTGAAACTGGTTTTATCTATCTTGTCAGGCTTCATTTCTGTGAGCTTGATCGGAATATAACAAAGATAAACCAGAGAGTATTTTCTATATATATCAATAATCAAACAGCCCAGGATCAAGCTGATGTCATTGCGTGGAGCGGTGGGCAAGGTATTCCAGTGTACGAGGACTACATCGCAATGTTTCCACAAGAGAGAGAAAGGATTCGGGATCTTTGGGTCGAGCTGCACCCCAACACCAAAACGAAGCCTCAATACTACGACGCGATTTTAAATGGGGTGGAGATATTCAAATTAAGCAATTCTGGTGGAGATCTCGCGGGACTCAATCCACCACAACAGCGGGGATTGCTAGTTAATCCCTCCTCTAGATCATCCGGAAGTTCAAAGAAAAGACTACTTAACATTTTTGGCTGCTCGGTCAGCGGAGTGGTCTTGGCATTTCTTATCCGGTGCGTGCTTGCTTTCTGGATCAGAGCAGCAAgcgagagaaaaaagaaaaggaagacaAGCCATGCCCAATCAAACTGTCGCTATTTCCCTTTGAGGGAGATAAAAGCAGCAACTAATAACTTTGATGAGGCACAGGTTATTCTTACTG TGGGTGGAAGAGTTGTTTTTGCTTGTGGTGTTGCTCTGATTTCAGGCTCAGGATCTTCTAATGCTGAAAGGAAAACAATGGAAGCCCCTGGAAGGAATTATCGCATTTTCAGGGATGACTTTGAGGATGATACTGCAAGCTATTTTCACAAACTATGCGGCTAA